In one Erinaceus europaeus chromosome 3, mEriEur2.1, whole genome shotgun sequence genomic region, the following are encoded:
- the LOC132537578 gene encoding uncharacterized protein LOC132537578 has product MVNCTLCELCLNKYIYTPKKSTYVTLFDPVPGRGRKPSCVSEAARCGWARGCGPLAGGAARGRSAPHPIRTPRRSRGFGCVCFNSPGARGESRRRGRAGRGVWAPDAGPRPREEGAGKAKGSPGPSARSCRRPRAGFTGRGCRSQQGCRSTSARLAVPSARGSTFPSPGAIRSARDHGAGRRRRGRGLGGCQQRRVAARPSIAQLVERRTVVGQPWQSLGRWFDSGSKDFVRFFFFFLPLLCDHPPDGVGFPGPRYGCSWLVGGVGGQSCGAETGSGFGTGCVTITPGRDGRPAQNSAGPRPAPAPLPAPSVAGRALQPVRRREGRQPSRGISSNGRALA; this is encoded by the coding sequence ATGGTTAACTGCACGTTATGTGAATTGTGccttaacaaatatatatatacccccaAAAAGTCCACCTATGTAACACTCTTTGACCCCGTCCCGGGAAGAGGCAGGAAACCCTCCTGCGTGAGCGAGGCAGCTCGTTGTGGGTGGGCGCGGGGATGCGGCCCGCTCGCGGGGGGCGCGGCCAGGGGGCGGTCAGCCCCTCACCCCATCCGCACGCCCCGGAGGAGTCGGGGCTTCGGCTGTGTCTGTTTTAATAGCCCGGGAGCCCGCGGAGAAAGCCGGCGGCGCGGACGGGCGGGCCGGGGTGTGTGGGCGCCCGACGCGGGACCTCGGCCTCGGGAAGAGGGAGCAGGAAAAGCCAAAGGCAGCCCCGGACCGAGCGCTCGATCCTGCAGACGCCCCCGGGCGGGGTTCACAGGACGGGGGTGCAGGAGCCAGCAGGGCTGCCGCAGCACCTCGGCGCGCCTTGCAGTCCCCAGCGCTCGGGGTTCGACTTTCCCGAGTCCGGGAGCCATTCGATCAGCTCGGGACCATGGGGCCGGGCGGCGTCGGCGCGGGCGCGGCTTAGGAGGCTGCCAGCAGCGGCGAGTGGCAGCGAGGCCTTcgatagctcagttggtagagcggAGGACTGTAGTGGGGCAGCCGTGGCAATCCTTAGGTCGCTGGTTCGATTCCGGCTCGAAGGACTTcgtacgatttttttttttttttctcccgctCCTCTGCGACCACCCGCCCGATGGGGTGGGTTTTCCCGGGCCCCGATATGGGTGCAGCTGGcttgtgggtggggtggggggacaaaGCTGCGGGGCAGAAACCGGCTCTGGCTTCGGGACCGGGTGTGTCACTATCACTCCGGGCAGGGACGGTCGGCCTGCGCAGAATTCCGCCGGGCCGCGCCCCGCGCCTGCGCCGCTCCCCGCACCCAGCGTCGCCGGCCGGGCGCTGCAGCCTGTAAGGCGGAGGGAAGGGAGGCAGCCCAGTCGGGGGATTAGCTCAAATGGTAGAGCGCTCGCTTAG
- the AGBL5 gene encoding cytosolic carboxypeptidase-like protein 5, with protein sequence MELRCGGLLFSSRFDSGNLAHVEKVESGASDGEGLAAPSSSLASSPDYEFNVWTRPDCAETEFENGNRSWFYFSVRGGIPGKLIKINIMNMNKQSKLYSQGMAPFVRTLPTRPRWERVRDRPTFEMTETQFVLSFVHRFVEGRGATTFFAFCYPFSYSDCQDLLSQLDQRFLENHPIHSSSQDAIYYHREILCYSLDGLRVDLLTISSCHGLQEDREPRLEQLFPDIGTPRPFCFTGKRIFFLSSRVHPGETPSSFVFNGFLNFILRPDDPRAQTLRRLFVFKLIPMLNPDGVVRGHYRTDSRGVNLNRQYLKPDVALHPAIYGAKAVLLYHHVHSRLNSQSASEHRHSPQLPPEAPPVDPEKGSHLQNEADLEHSSEGDNPNAWLQSEPGEQKAASVWMMPQQPAEAEQPTPDAIPPKESGVAYYVDLHGHASKRGCFMYGNSFSDESTQVENMLYPKLISLNSAHFDFQGCNFSEKNMYARDRRDGQSKEGSGRVAIHKASGIIHSYTLECNYNTGRSVNSIPAACHDNGRASPPPPPAFPSRYTVELFEQVGRAMAIAALDMAECNPWPRIVLSEHSSLTNLRAWMLRHVRNSRGLSSTVNVGVCKKRGSRTPPKSNNGLPVSCSENTLSRMRSFSTGTSTGTSTGTSTGGSSSSQQNSPQMKNSPSFPFHSSRPTGLPGLGSSTQKVSHRVLGPVREPRSQDRRRRQQPLTQRPTSSSLAPPPAPANSGAASSRNVGSCLLPSSLNISGNSCSFLSSGDKPEAVMVIGKGLLGTGPRIPCIRTRLQARPRLGRGSPPPRRGMRGSSGPTSPAPRIKESRGLEPGPRCAAGLPQARPPRPRSAPALSPLSHSLSDSQSRTCYSGGPLGQSEVGFVPLSPPLTVSPRV encoded by the exons ATGGAGCTGCGCTGTGGGGGATTGCTGTTCAGTTCTCGCTTTGATTCGGGGAACCTAGCCCACGTGGAGAAGGTGGAATCTGGGGCTAGTGATGGGGAAGGGTTGGCAGCCCCCTCCAGCAGCCTTGCTTCTTCCCCTGACTATGAGTTCAACGTGTGGACCCGGCCAGATTGTGCTGAAACGGAGTTTGAGAACGGGAACAG GTCATGGTTCTACTTCAGTGTCCGGGGAGGAATCCCTGGGAAGCTCATCAAGATCAACATCATGAACATGAACAAGCAGAGCAAGCTGTACTCCCAGGGCATGGCCCCTTTCGTGCGCACGCTGCCCACACGGCCACGCTGGGAGCGTGTTCGAGACCGGCCCACCTTTGAG ATGACAGAGACACAGTTTGTGTTGTCCTTTGTTCACCGTTTCGTGGAGGGCCGAGGGGCCACCACCTTCTTCGCCTTCTGCTACCCCTTCTCCTACAGTGACTGCCAGGATTTGCTAAGCCAGCTAGACCAGCGCTTTCTGGAGAACCACCCTATCCACAGCAG CTCCCAGGATGCCATCTATTACCACCGGGAGATCCTGTGCTACTCTCTGGATGGACTTCGTGTGGATCTGCTGACCATCAGTTCCTGCCATGGGCTTCAGGAAGACCGAGAGCCCCGGCTAGAGCAGCTGTTTCCTGACATAGGCACCCCGCGCCCGTTCTGTTTCACAGGCAAGAGG ATATTCTTCCTAAGCAGTAGGGTGCACCCTGGAGAGACGCCATCAAGCTTTGTCTTCAATGGCTTTCTGAACTTCATCCTTCGACCTGATGACCCCCGGGCCCAAACCCTGCGTCGCCTCTTTGTGTTTAAGCTGATTCCCATGTTGAACCCTGACGGTGTGGTCCGGGGCCACTACCG CACAGACTCCCGCGGAGTGAACCTGAACCGGCAGTACCTGAAGCCCGACGTGGCACTGCACCCCGCCATCTACGGGGCCAAGGCGGTGCTACTCTACCACCACGTGCACTCCCGCCTCAACTCCCAGAGTGCCTCTGAGCACCGgcacagcccccagctccctcctgaGGCCCCCCCTGTGGACCCTGAGAAAGGCAGCCATCTCCAGAATGAGGCCGACCTTGAGCACTCATCTGAAGGGGACAACCCCAACGCTTGGCTCCAGAGTGAGCCCGGGGAGCAGAAGGCCGCCAGCGTGTGGATGATGCCTCAGCAGCCTGCCGAGGCGGAGCAGCCGACCCCCGACGCCATCCCCCCCAAAGAGAGCGGCGTCGCTTACTACGTGGACCTGCATGGACATGCTTCCAAGCGGGGCTGCTTCATGTACGGAAATAGCTTTAGTGACGAGAGCACCCAG GTGGAGAATATGCTGTATCCAAAGCTCATCTCCTTAAACTCAGCCCACTTCGACTTCCAGGGCTGCAATTTCTCAGAGAAGAACATGTATGCCCGAGACCGCCGAGACGGCCAGTCTAAGGAGGGCAGCGGCCGGGTTGCAATCCACAAAGCCTCAGGGATAATCCACAG CTACACACTTGAATGCAACTACAACACCGGGCGCTCAGTGAACAGCATCCCTGCTGCCTGCCATGACAACGGGCGTGCCAGCCCTCCGCCTCCACCTGCCTTCCCCTCCAGATACACCGTGGAGCTGTTTGAGCAG GTGGGCCGGGCGATGGCCATTGCAGCCTTGGACATGGCCGAATGCAACCCGTGGCCCCGAATTGTGTTGTCGGAGCACAGCAGCCTCACGAACCTCCGGGCCTGGATGCTGAGACACGTGCGCAACAGCCGAGGCCTGAGCAGCACTGTGAACGTGGGTGTCTGCAAGAAGAGGGGCTCTCGGACGCCACCCAAAAGCAACAA TGGGTTGCCCGTTTCCTGCTCTGAAAATACCCTGAGCCGCATGCGAAGTTTCAGCACTGGCACAAGCACTGGCACAAGCACTGGCACAAGCACTGGCGGTAGCAGCAGCAGCCAACAGAACTCTCCACAGATGAAGAACTCCCCCAGCTTCCCTTTTCACAGCAGTCGGCCTACAGGGCTGCCAGGCCTGGGCTCTAGCACCCAAAAGGTCAGCCACCGGGTGCTGGGCCCTGTCAGAG AGCCCCGAAGCCAGGACCGGAGAAGGCGGCAGCAGCCACTGACCCAGCGACCCACGTCCAGCagcctggccccgcccccagctCCTGCTAACTCTGGTGCAGCTTCCTCACGCAATGTGGGCTCCTGCCTGCTGCCCAGCTCACTCAACATATCAG GGAACAGCTGCTCATTCCTGTCCTCGGGGGACAAGCCAGAGGCTGTCATGGTGATTGGGAAAGGTCTACTGGGGACAGGACCTCGGATCCCCTGCATCCGGACCCGACTGCAG GCTAGGCCCAGGTTGGGCCGGGGCTCACCGCCGCCTCGCAGAGGGATGAGAGGCTCTTCAGGCCCCACATCCCCTGCCCCCAGGATCAAGGAGAGCCGTGGGCTGGAGCCGGGACCCCGCTGTGCAGCAGG GCTGCCTCAGGCCAGGCCCCCTCGGCCCCGTTCTGCCcctgccctctctcctctctcccataGTCTCTCTGACTCCCAGTCTCGGACTTGTTACAGCGGGGGGCCCCTGGGCCAGTCTGAGGTTGGTTTTGTGCCTCTGTCTCCTCCACTTACTGTTTCTCCCCGGGTCTGA
- the OST4 gene encoding dolichyl-diphosphooligosaccharide--protein glycosyltransferase subunit 4 produces MITDVQLAIFANMLGVSLFLLVVLYHYVAVNNPKKQE; encoded by the coding sequence ATGATCACGGATGTGCAGCTCGCCATCTTCGCCAACATGCTGGGCGTGTCGCTCTTCCTGCTCGTCGTGCTCTATCACTACGTGGCGGTCAACAACCCCAAGAAGCAGGAGTGA